In Leptospira ellinghausenii, the following proteins share a genomic window:
- a CDS encoding TerC family protein, which produces MIVYLSDPSLWLALLTLTSLEIVLGIDNIIFISILSSRLPKSKQKKARQIGLILAMGTRILLLFSLSFIMKLTTPLFTIIEQTISGRDIILILGGLFLIAKSTTEIHHKLEGDSIVGDDSKKQISFTQVILQILILDVVFSLDSVITAVGMTDQLTIMITAVVLSVGFMLLSSGSISDFVDKHPTIKILALSFLILIGVALLGEGLKFHIPKGYIYFAMSFSVIVEFLNMKLRSKSEKPITLRGK; this is translated from the coding sequence ATGATAGTTTATCTTTCTGATCCATCACTTTGGCTTGCCCTACTCACCTTAACTTCCTTGGAAATCGTATTGGGCATTGATAACATTATTTTTATTTCGATCCTTTCCTCCAGGTTACCCAAATCCAAACAAAAAAAAGCAAGGCAAATTGGATTGATACTTGCAATGGGAACTCGAATTTTACTTTTATTTTCCCTATCGTTTATCATGAAACTCACCACTCCACTATTTACGATCATTGAACAAACAATCAGTGGCAGAGACATCATACTCATCTTAGGTGGACTTTTTCTCATCGCAAAATCCACAACAGAAATCCATCACAAATTGGAAGGTGACTCAATTGTCGGTGATGATTCCAAAAAACAAATTTCTTTCACCCAAGTGATCCTTCAGATTTTAATTTTGGATGTTGTCTTTTCATTGGATTCAGTGATCACCGCTGTTGGAATGACAGACCAACTGACTATAATGATTACAGCTGTGGTATTATCAGTTGGATTTATGTTATTATCGAGTGGGAGTATCTCTGACTTTGTAGACAAACACCCTACCATCAAAATCCTTGCTCTTAGTTTTTTGATTTTAATTGGTGTAGCTCTATTAGGTGAAGGACTAAAGTTCCATATACCGAAAGGATATATCTATTTTGCGATGAGTTTTTCCGTGATCGTAGAATTTTTAAATATGAAACTACGTTCCAAGTCGGAAAAACCAATCACACTCAGAGGAAAATGA
- a CDS encoding phosphate ABC transporter substrate-binding protein, producing the protein MKNLSLLFYILITINFVACKDKQTLKVAGSETMNSMMRFLGTEYEKVNSNVRVTVEGGGSESGIDRLRKGEIDMAVSSRALNQAEYDDLRKTGNLEIVRLAYDGVALVVNPNNPVSKLHLVQTSDIFSGKIKNWKEVGGQDAPISIVIRNDKSGTQDYFQNHILKRRDLGEKEFNAFKSNVFSPNAKIVKDNAEMAKYIQENPNSIGYMGMGSALVDHKDKLKALEYAKTSSKDEPYVTPSIRNVYDRKYKLARELFIIYKTDQGDKIDAFVTYLTSEQGQVAVLQSGYLRSSLPEVEVSAEPVK; encoded by the coding sequence ATGAAAAACCTTTCTCTGCTTTTTTACATTTTGATTACAATTAATTTTGTCGCATGTAAGGACAAACAAACCCTTAAAGTGGCTGGATCAGAAACCATGAATAGTATGATGCGATTTTTGGGTACTGAATATGAGAAGGTCAATTCAAATGTTCGTGTAACAGTCGAAGGTGGTGGTTCGGAATCTGGAATTGACCGATTACGAAAAGGAGAAATTGATATGGCAGTTTCTTCGCGGGCACTTAACCAAGCTGAGTATGATGATTTACGAAAAACTGGAAACTTGGAAATTGTTCGTCTTGCTTACGATGGTGTGGCACTTGTTGTGAATCCAAACAATCCAGTTTCAAAACTCCACTTGGTCCAAACATCTGATATTTTTTCAGGGAAAATCAAAAACTGGAAAGAAGTGGGAGGCCAAGATGCACCCATTTCCATCGTGATTCGAAATGACAAATCTGGTACACAAGACTACTTTCAAAATCATATTTTAAAAAGAAGGGATTTGGGTGAGAAAGAATTTAATGCCTTCAAATCCAACGTGTTTTCACCCAATGCCAAAATTGTGAAGGACAATGCTGAAATGGCAAAGTACATTCAAGAAAATCCAAATAGCATCGGTTATATGGGAATGGGTTCTGCTCTTGTGGATCACAAAGATAAGTTAAAAGCACTTGAGTATGCAAAAACATCATCAAAAGATGAACCATACGTGACTCCATCCATTCGAAATGTTTATGATCGTAAATACAAACTAGCTCGGGAATTATTTATCATCTATAAAACAGACCAAGGCGATAAAATTGATGCCTTTGTTACGTATCTCACAAGCGAACAAGGGCAGGTGGCAGTATTACAATCAGGGTATCTAAGATCTTCCTTGCCCGAAGTGGAAGTTTCCGCGGAGCCAGTGAAGTAG
- a CDS encoding ATP-binding response regulator, with protein sequence MIFRVSFSSIQKSFSATVKFCRYPLIFGLVLFFTSSCHLDLSPTLLAKDGVLDARNLKFAEDTVNLIGKWEFYWNEFLEPNSPSPNNRSYMQVGVPWFSQHNEDGEEYPSFGYATYRLTIHLPEGETTQEPYALLVPVLHSAYKIYANGTLVAENGTIGKNSETHVPSFHTKIVPLLNCKEKVDLVIHISNYSHKFAGIHGVIRFGKLQNIIQVWNNYHSASCIILIFMGILSIYHALVYLINRSEKNALRMSFVYLGILILSATLTETRILFNFFSDQYCIPLFRFSRIGFVIVLFFGGSVLLNLAQMRIFKKMLVLLKVYSLTFLLVSILTPIKHLALISYYFEYLSAIFVLIGLFSVSLALYFQRKESKLYFFSLFLAVLGGVIDIILISNPNFGFRPMGLFSLYFFIIPQTLGVTFGLVRVYKRSESISKELYKRKEALEKKVKARTAELEKANRWKANFVSLISHDLRSPLNSVNQILDVIDFSFSETSEEEKKKFLEICKTGVTQSIKMLEQLLDVSRFDAFGTKLMQTRFSVNELLNEIIESVEPLATLKGIRIQKDTPIQAEIIADRTLIGEVFKNILTNSIKYSYLNSEVWVGVSFKGKWLSVEIRDRGLGMSEEQIHKLTGEENIKSTPGTAGERGTGLGLQLCMNILEAHFGKLRIKSVLGVGSSFEISLSKSTKSVLLVDDSGNFRSDLAEVMRRNQWIVIEAGNGEEALSHLARITPSLIITDLHMPGMNGISLIHEWEGKRNQNQKIPIILISSDAPLSGGNSFLEEEGLETIVSAYLSKMYKAEDLCQQIEMNLV encoded by the coding sequence ATGATTTTCAGAGTCTCCTTCTCATCTATCCAAAAATCTTTTTCTGCCACAGTAAAATTTTGTCGTTATCCCTTAATTTTTGGTTTGGTCCTATTCTTCACCTCTTCCTGCCATTTGGATCTTTCCCCAACCTTACTCGCAAAAGATGGTGTTTTGGATGCCAGGAATCTGAAGTTTGCAGAGGACACAGTGAACCTAATTGGGAAGTGGGAATTTTACTGGAATGAATTTTTAGAACCAAACTCTCCGTCTCCCAACAATCGATCCTATATGCAGGTGGGTGTTCCCTGGTTTTCCCAACACAATGAAGATGGGGAAGAGTATCCAAGTTTTGGTTATGCTACTTATCGACTGACCATTCATTTGCCAGAAGGAGAAACCACTCAAGAACCATACGCTCTACTCGTGCCAGTACTTCATAGTGCTTACAAAATTTATGCAAACGGAACGTTAGTCGCTGAAAATGGAACTATTGGTAAAAATAGTGAAACCCATGTTCCTTCCTTTCATACCAAAATTGTCCCCTTATTAAATTGTAAAGAGAAAGTAGATTTGGTGATCCATATCTCCAATTACTCCCATAAATTTGCAGGGATTCACGGGGTAATTCGTTTTGGAAAATTACAAAATATAATCCAAGTTTGGAACAATTACCATTCTGCTTCTTGTATCATTTTAATTTTTATGGGAATCCTTTCCATTTATCATGCATTAGTGTATCTGATTAATCGATCGGAAAAAAATGCATTAAGAATGTCATTTGTATATTTGGGAATTTTGATTCTAAGTGCTACACTAACAGAAACAAGAATCCTCTTTAACTTTTTTTCAGATCAATACTGTATCCCTTTGTTTCGGTTTTCAAGAATTGGTTTTGTGATCGTTTTGTTTTTTGGAGGAAGTGTTTTATTAAATTTAGCGCAAATGCGTATCTTTAAAAAAATGTTAGTGTTACTGAAAGTATACTCACTTACATTTCTTTTGGTTTCAATATTAACACCTATAAAACATTTAGCTTTAATCAGTTATTATTTTGAATATCTTTCTGCGATTTTTGTTCTGATAGGTTTATTTTCGGTTTCACTTGCATTGTATTTCCAAAGAAAAGAAAGTAAATTGTATTTTTTTAGTTTGTTTCTGGCAGTGTTAGGTGGTGTCATCGACATCATTTTAATTTCCAATCCCAATTTTGGATTTAGGCCAATGGGATTATTTTCTTTGTATTTTTTTATCATTCCACAAACACTTGGTGTGACATTTGGACTCGTTCGTGTTTACAAACGATCTGAGTCTATCTCGAAAGAACTTTACAAAAGAAAGGAAGCTCTTGAGAAAAAAGTAAAAGCCCGTACGGCAGAATTGGAAAAGGCAAACCGATGGAAGGCTAATTTTGTTTCCTTAATTTCGCATGATCTACGTTCGCCACTCAATAGTGTGAACCAAATTTTAGATGTGATCGATTTTAGTTTTAGTGAAACATCAGAAGAGGAAAAAAAGAAATTTTTAGAGATTTGTAAAACAGGTGTGACCCAATCTATAAAAATGTTGGAACAACTTTTGGATGTAAGTCGTTTCGATGCATTTGGAACCAAACTTATGCAAACTCGATTTTCAGTGAATGAGTTGTTAAATGAAATCATTGAATCAGTGGAACCATTGGCAACATTGAAAGGAATTCGAATCCAAAAAGACACACCCATCCAAGCAGAAATCATAGCCGACCGGACTTTGATTGGAGAAGTGTTTAAAAATATTCTAACAAATTCTATCAAATATTCATATCTCAATTCTGAAGTTTGGGTGGGAGTTTCTTTCAAAGGAAAATGGCTTTCTGTTGAAATTCGTGATCGTGGTCTTGGAATGAGTGAGGAACAAATCCATAAATTAACAGGGGAAGAAAATATCAAAAGTACCCCTGGAACAGCTGGCGAACGTGGAACTGGTCTCGGCTTACAATTATGTATGAATATCTTAGAGGCCCATTTTGGAAAACTGAGGATTAAATCAGTTCTTGGCGTAGGTTCCTCATTTGAGATATCGTTATCCAAAAGCACCAAATCCGTGTTACTTGTTGATGATTCGGGTAATTTTAGGTCCGATCTAGCGGAGGTTATGCGAAGGAACCAATGGATTGTAATCGAAGCGGGGAACGGGGAGGAAGCTCTTTCTCATTTGGCAAGGATTACTCCATCACTCATCATTACTGACTTACACATGCCAGGAATGAATGGAATTTCGTTGATTCATGAATGGGAAGGAAAACGAAATCAAAATCAGAAAATACCAATCATTTTGATAAGTTCCGACGCACCTCTTTCTGGCGGAAATTCCTTTCTTGAGGAAGAGGGTTTGGAAACAATCGTATCTGCTTATTTATCGAAAATGTATAAAGCAGAAGATTTGTGCCAACAGATCGAAATGAATTTAGTTTAA
- a CDS encoding DUF1569 domain-containing protein, translating into MKRKEFIKRTALTISIAQLPLFGESNDGKEKENITSDVTSPWLEAEDLEDYKTLVSAYLTKPTELKLQGNWSVGKMFAHCAQSIEFSMKGYPEMKSSLFRGSVGKIAFSVFAFKNKMNHGLEEPIPGAEDISNTTEIKIGAKRLLQAIELFSKTPESSLRPHFAYGDLTKEEYDVAHTLHIKNHMERLLN; encoded by the coding sequence ATGAAACGTAAAGAATTTATCAAACGAACTGCTCTTACAATTAGCATCGCACAACTTCCATTATTCGGAGAATCAAATGATGGAAAAGAAAAAGAAAATATAACTAGTGATGTCACATCTCCTTGGTTAGAAGCAGAAGATTTGGAAGACTACAAAACACTGGTTTCTGCATATCTAACAAAACCCACCGAATTAAAATTACAAGGGAATTGGTCGGTTGGTAAGATGTTTGCGCACTGCGCACAAAGTATTGAATTTTCAATGAAGGGATACCCTGAAATGAAATCATCTCTCTTCCGAGGGTCTGTTGGAAAAATTGCATTTTCCGTTTTTGCTTTTAAAAACAAAATGAACCATGGCCTAGAAGAACCAATTCCTGGTGCGGAAGACATTAGTAATACAACTGAAATCAAAATAGGTGCAAAAAGATTGTTACAAGCAATTGAACTTTTTTCCAAAACACCGGAGTCATCTTTACGACCTCATTTTGCGTATGGAGATCTTACGAAGGAAGAATATGACGTAGCCCATACTCTACATATCAAAAATCACATGGAACGTTTGTTAAACTAA
- a CDS encoding NHL repeat-containing protein: MIIIFHMMFRLILLATFIFFSQNCKEATLENPCDSKSKDFISQLFISASFEGKFCQFQIVNTGNLYRYTDFTFYQSIPISIVPRLGAQTDITTIPKELPQGLTLDPMTGTIVGIPTTLLERTIYTIYRKGVVQGQISIQIRALIATKVFGQLGNLNCGLPYLTANDCSSGGPVTSENLSAPNTVITDNLGGVYISSGNRVLFYPPGQTSASRVYGQHGLFTCDLANSNTNLSCTPLGSIAASTLNSPRGLVLDEANNLFIADTNVNRRILIYANQNTVPFRAIGVPDFVTPGGGVTSNSNLYTPIGIHLDSRGGVFVSDAGNSRVLYFPKDSNVATEVYGQPDFVSNGATTSSGGLNSNQGVVSDFEGGVYIADTSNNRVVYYPRGSNVATRVYGQPNFTSGVASTSNNGLNNPVAVALDQSENLFVADLNAHRVLVYPKTTLSSGMIASAVVGQFGNLNCGADNNNGACGVGSPTAQNLYRPSHVHFDKEGRMYISDYSNNRVLVY; encoded by the coding sequence TTGATCATTATTTTTCATATGATGTTTCGATTGATTTTGTTGGCAACTTTTATCTTTTTTTCTCAAAATTGTAAAGAAGCTACACTTGAGAATCCTTGCGACAGCAAATCAAAGGATTTCATTTCTCAACTTTTTATTTCCGCTAGTTTTGAAGGAAAATTTTGTCAGTTTCAGATTGTAAACACAGGAAATTTATACAGATACACCGATTTTACTTTTTATCAATCGATACCAATATCCATCGTACCAAGATTAGGTGCACAAACGGACATAACAACTATACCTAAAGAACTTCCACAAGGATTAACTTTAGATCCTATGACTGGTACCATAGTAGGTATTCCAACTACTCTTTTAGAAAGAACAATTTATACAATTTACCGAAAAGGAGTTGTTCAAGGTCAAATCAGTATCCAAATTCGTGCCTTGATTGCAACTAAGGTATTTGGACAATTGGGGAATCTAAATTGTGGATTACCTTATTTAACTGCAAATGACTGCTCTTCTGGAGGACCAGTTACTTCCGAAAATCTCTCAGCACCAAATACAGTAATCACTGACAATTTGGGAGGAGTTTATATCTCTAGCGGTAATCGAGTTTTGTTTTATCCACCCGGTCAGACATCTGCCTCTCGAGTTTATGGTCAACATGGACTATTCACTTGTGATTTGGCAAACTCAAATACAAATTTATCATGTACACCACTTGGTTCAATTGCAGCGTCAACGTTAAACAGTCCCCGTGGCTTAGTTTTAGATGAAGCAAATAATCTATTCATAGCAGATACAAATGTAAACCGAAGAATCTTAATTTATGCCAATCAAAACACAGTTCCATTTCGTGCGATCGGTGTTCCCGACTTTGTCACACCTGGTGGTGGAGTGACTTCAAATTCAAATCTCTACACCCCGATTGGAATCCACTTAGATAGTAGAGGTGGTGTTTTTGTTTCAGATGCAGGGAATAGCCGTGTGTTATATTTCCCAAAAGATTCAAATGTAGCAACAGAAGTTTATGGCCAGCCAGATTTTGTTAGTAATGGAGCAACCACATCTTCAGGTGGCCTCAATTCAAATCAGGGAGTGGTCTCCGATTTTGAAGGTGGAGTTTATATAGCAGATACATCAAACAATCGAGTGGTTTATTATCCAAGAGGTTCAAATGTTGCGACTAGGGTGTATGGCCAACCTAACTTTACTTCAGGTGTCGCCTCTACTTCAAATAACGGATTGAATAATCCTGTCGCAGTTGCATTAGACCAAAGTGAAAATTTATTTGTAGCTGATCTAAATGCACACCGCGTACTAGTTTATCCAAAAACTACCTTGAGCTCTGGTATGATTGCGTCAGCTGTTGTTGGCCAATTTGGAAATCTAAATTGTGGTGCAGATAATAACAACGGCGCTTGTGGGGTGGGTTCTCCCACAGCGCAAAACTTATATCGACCAAGCCATGTCCATTTTGACAAGGAAGGTCGGATGTATATCTCCGATTATAGCAATAATAGAGTTTTGGTATACTAG
- the hpt gene encoding hypoxanthine phosphoribosyltransferase: MKPLYSEERIHHRVEELAREISRDFLSKDLVVIGILNGGFIFTADLCRDILIPHEVDFMAASSYGDGTSSGDLKITKQLKKSVQNKSVLLVEDIVDTGKTLEYLLTEVQKQNPKDLKVAALFWKQKKANPHIIVDYPGFIIEDEFLVGYGLDYQGKYRNLPYVAKLEGTE; encoded by the coding sequence ATGAAACCACTCTATTCAGAAGAACGAATCCATCACCGTGTTGAAGAATTGGCACGGGAAATCTCTCGAGATTTTTTAAGCAAAGACCTGGTTGTCATTGGAATTCTCAATGGAGGGTTCATTTTTACTGCGGATCTTTGTCGTGACATTCTGATCCCACATGAAGTAGACTTTATGGCTGCGTCATCCTACGGGGACGGAACTTCTTCTGGAGACTTAAAAATCACCAAACAACTCAAAAAATCAGTACAAAACAAATCAGTTTTGTTAGTTGAGGACATTGTTGATACTGGAAAAACATTAGAATATTTGCTCACAGAAGTCCAAAAACAAAATCCAAAAGATCTAAAAGTAGCAGCACTTTTTTGGAAACAAAAAAAGGCAAATCCACATATCATTGTGGATTATCCAGGTTTTATCATTGAGGACGAATTCCTAGTTGGTTATGGATTAGATTACCAAGGGAAATATAGAAATTTACCATACGTCGCGAAGTTAGAGGGAACCGAGTGA
- a CDS encoding response regulator transcription factor, producing MESVKIAILEDHSVVTEGIISILKSNPFFSLAGEFRTAADLFQFIESNPIDLLVLDIDLPDRNGIDVLREIKEKHQPTKVIIFSLHGSRVYVEDALKSKADGYMLKSDPISQLPEVIQLVMKGGSFVSDGVSKVQLPFSPFQMEILNLLVQGLSQNEVADRIQKSRKTVEYHLNQMRTKFSCKNNNELISKYEKEIQK from the coding sequence GTGGAATCCGTTAAAATTGCCATCTTAGAAGACCATTCCGTTGTCACTGAAGGAATCATATCTATCCTGAAATCCAATCCTTTCTTTTCCCTTGCCGGAGAATTTCGAACGGCTGCGGATTTGTTTCAATTCATCGAATCAAATCCAATTGATTTGTTGGTCCTCGACATTGATCTTCCCGATCGCAATGGTATTGATGTTTTACGAGAAATCAAAGAAAAACACCAACCCACAAAGGTGATCATATTCTCTTTGCATGGCAGTCGAGTGTATGTGGAAGATGCTCTCAAATCCAAAGCCGACGGATACATGCTCAAGTCAGACCCCATCTCACAACTCCCGGAAGTGATCCAACTTGTGATGAAAGGAGGATCTTTTGTTTCTGATGGAGTGAGTAAAGTACAACTTCCATTTTCACCATTCCAAATGGAAATCCTAAACCTTTTAGTCCAAGGACTTTCGCAAAACGAAGTGGCTGATCGGATCCAAAAATCTAGGAAAACTGTGGAATACCATTTAAACCAAATGAGGACAAAATTTTCCTGTAAAAACAATAACGAACTCATTTCCAAATACGAAAAAGAAATACAAAAATAG
- a CDS encoding adenylate/guanylate cyclase domain-containing protein: MKDSIIKQKFDTLKTFPTIKHEILKIAENFVHHSDDWKLLRVNPLKFATYHKLDENDSVDFFVHAAKVGLFDFAYNLICPMCGGIVHSHHKLDEIEGKEFHCVSCNIVVPTLLDDQVEVAFQIHPSLQNNQIDPFVDVQNYFRYFFSENFDKSTELKNWIQSTIKDYTKLIPDDSYTFTFDANYGDLQGHLIQFVSIDRNTMCLFSVDPNLPTNNQSYLVDLMESGMKPNAISIPVGRHQFTIHNRTRFTVGLNVLTPNPKEIERIANTFPTIRHHFLTAKMLLNNQSFRDLFRIQKLSPDLNLNVKSLTIMFTDLKGSTEMYDTAGDIFAYKLVQEHFRILTEIVRKYKGAIVKTMGDAIMATFSTPIEGLLAALEMMQRIELMNFDWKKEGYEIGLKVGLNEGSALAVVNDERLDYFGQSVNIAARVQGLAKSGEVWLSESVWNATGPEDLVKQHGYYYRKQKATLKGVGTPVPVFQLSRNELKIPSKWKQLFNKR, translated from the coding sequence GTGAAAGATTCTATCATCAAACAAAAATTCGATACACTCAAAACGTTTCCAACAATCAAACACGAAATTTTAAAAATAGCAGAAAATTTTGTTCATCATTCCGATGATTGGAAATTACTCAGAGTGAACCCACTCAAATTTGCCACATATCACAAGTTAGACGAAAATGATTCAGTAGATTTTTTTGTACATGCAGCAAAGGTTGGATTATTCGATTTTGCTTATAATTTGATTTGTCCAATGTGTGGTGGAATTGTTCACAGCCATCACAAATTAGATGAAATCGAAGGAAAAGAATTCCATTGTGTATCTTGTAATATTGTGGTTCCAACACTTCTTGATGACCAAGTAGAAGTTGCCTTTCAAATCCATCCATCTTTACAAAATAATCAAATTGATCCTTTTGTAGATGTTCAAAACTACTTTCGTTATTTTTTTTCCGAGAATTTTGATAAATCTACTGAATTAAAAAACTGGATCCAATCCACAATCAAAGACTATACGAAATTAATCCCGGACGATTCCTATACCTTTACATTTGATGCAAACTACGGAGATTTACAAGGCCACCTCATTCAATTTGTCAGTATAGACAGAAACACAATGTGCCTATTTTCTGTGGATCCAAATTTACCGACTAACAATCAATCGTATTTAGTTGACTTAATGGAAAGTGGGATGAAACCAAATGCAATATCCATTCCTGTCGGTCGTCATCAGTTTACCATTCATAACCGCACTCGATTTACTGTGGGACTGAATGTATTAACACCAAATCCTAAAGAAATTGAAAGAATTGCCAATACCTTCCCAACGATTCGTCATCATTTTCTCACAGCAAAGATGTTACTCAATAACCAATCCTTTCGAGATTTGTTTCGTATCCAAAAACTTTCACCAGATTTAAACTTAAATGTGAAGTCACTTACGATCATGTTCACAGACTTAAAAGGTTCTACAGAAATGTATGACACAGCAGGTGACATCTTTGCTTATAAATTGGTGCAGGAACATTTTCGTATCCTAACAGAGATTGTACGAAAGTATAAAGGTGCCATTGTTAAAACTATGGGAGATGCTATCATGGCAACTTTTTCCACTCCCATAGAAGGACTATTAGCGGCCCTCGAAATGATGCAACGTATTGAATTGATGAACTTTGATTGGAAAAAAGAAGGTTATGAAATTGGGCTGAAAGTAGGCCTAAATGAAGGTTCGGCTTTAGCAGTCGTCAATGACGAAAGGTTAGATTACTTTGGCCAATCAGTTAACATTGCCGCTCGTGTCCAAGGACTTGCAAAATCAGGAGAAGTCTGGTTAAGCGAATCGGTTTGGAATGCAACAGGGCCAGAAGATTTAGTCAAACAACATGGTTATTACTATCGTAAACAAAAAGCAACCTTAAAGGGAGTAGGCACACCAGTTCCTGTTTTCCAATTAAGTCGAAATGAATTAAAAATACCTTCCAAGTGGAAACAACTCTTTAACAAACGATAA
- a CDS encoding SixA phosphatase family protein, which yields MKHIYLIRHAKSEWDEPYDTDLDRSLSRRGRIQSKALRDYLKESRFEFDQCLVSPAERTLKTYSSLRKEILRFPKPEIRENLYDADKEDLMFVLHGLSSSTRSVCLVGHNPSLEAFGSALVLGDKEQSLFHKFPTASFLGLSFSDDSWKNLSWGSCQLVVFWIPGQIGKE from the coding sequence ATGAAACATATCTATTTAATCAGGCATGCTAAGTCTGAATGGGATGAACCTTACGATACGGACTTAGATCGATCTTTGTCCAGGAGAGGTCGAATCCAATCAAAAGCACTACGTGACTATCTAAAAGAAAGTCGATTTGAGTTTGACCAATGTTTGGTCTCACCTGCTGAACGAACTTTAAAAACTTACTCCTCACTACGTAAGGAAATCCTTCGGTTTCCCAAACCTGAAATCAGGGAAAATTTATATGATGCTGACAAAGAAGATCTAATGTTTGTTTTGCATGGATTATCATCTAGCACTCGTTCTGTTTGCCTTGTGGGACACAATCCAAGTTTAGAAGCATTTGGTTCTGCTCTCGTTTTGGGAGACAAAGAACAATCTCTCTTCCATAAATTCCCGACTGCATCCTTTCTTGGACTCAGTTTTTCTGACGATTCTTGGAAAAATCTTAGTTGGGGAAGTTGCCAATTAGTAGTATTCTGGATCCCTGGGCAAATAGGAAAAGAATGA